Below is a genomic region from Caulobacter rhizosphaerae.
GCCCGACGACACCGAGGACCTGGCCATAGCCCGCGTGCCGTTCGGCCAGGCCCTCGACGCGGCGGTGTCCGGCCACATGCCGGACTCCTTGACGGTGGCTTTACTGCTGCGGGTGCACCATATGGCGGTGAAGGGCCAGTTGCCGGCCGACCTGGCGCGACTTGTGCTGGCCGACGCGCGGTCTTAAGTGGCGAACGGATCGGCGGCATGGCCGTCGGATCCGAAGGCCGTCCTGGAGCATTTCCAAAAAAGATGCTCTAGTGTCGGCGTGGGCGAGGGAGATCCCGGTGGCCAAACATCTCGAGGTCGTGACGCAGGAAACGACGCCGCCCGTCTGGGCCGCCCTGCGCAACCAGGCCGAACACGCCGCCAAGGCCGAGCCGGCCCTGGCCTCGCTGCTCAACGCCGTGATCCTCAGTCACGACAATATCGCCGACGCCCTGACCTTCCAGCTGGCGCGCAAGCTGGGTGACCAGGAAATGCGGGCGATGACGGCGCGCGAGTTCGCCGCCGACGCCTTCAACTCCGATCCGGCCCTGATCGCCGCCGCCGAGGCCGACCTGATGGCGGTGTTTGAGCGCGACCCGGCCACCAAGGGCTATGTCCAGCCGTTCCTGTTCTTCAAGGGCTTCCTGGCCCTGCAGACGCACCGCGTGTCGCACTGGCTGTGGAGCCAGGGCCGTGAGACCCTGGCCTTCTACCTGCAGAGCCGGGCCAGCGAGGTCTTCCAGGTCGATATCAACCCCGCCGCCCGCATCGGCCAGGGCGTGTTCATCGACCACGGCACCGGGATCGTCATCGGCGAGACCGCGGTGGTCGGGGACGACGTCTCGATGCTCCATGGCGTCACGCTGGGCGGCACCGGCGCCGAGCGCGGCGACCGCCACCCCAAGATCGGCAAGGGCGTGCTGCTGGGCGCGGGCTCCAAGGTGCTGGGCAACATCACGGTCGGCGACTACGCCAAGGTGGCGTCCGGCTCGGTGGTGCTCAAGCCGATCCCGCCGCACTGCACGGCCGCCGG
It encodes:
- the cysE gene encoding serine O-acetyltransferase; translation: MAKHLEVVTQETTPPVWAALRNQAEHAAKAEPALASLLNAVILSHDNIADALTFQLARKLGDQEMRAMTAREFAADAFNSDPALIAAAEADLMAVFERDPATKGYVQPFLFFKGFLALQTHRVSHWLWSQGRETLAFYLQSRASEVFQVDINPAARIGQGVFIDHGTGIVIGETAVVGDDVSMLHGVTLGGTGAERGDRHPKIGKGVLLGAGSKVLGNITVGDYAKVASGSVVLKPIPPHCTAAGVPARIVNCPTCEEPARTMDHTLADVVYDYVI